DNA from Prevotella melaninogenica:
TTTGACGTCACCGTCTTTACACCTACACCCTATCAACGTCATCGTCTATGACGACCCTTATGAGGAGTTCTCATCTTGCGGCTGGCTTCGCACTTAGATGCTTTCAGCGCTTATCCAATCCAGACTCAGATACCCAGCGGTGCACCTGGCGGCACAACTGGTAAACCGGAGGTCTGTCCAACACGGTCCTCTCGTACTAGTGTCAGCACCACGCAAAACTCCAACGCCCACGATAGATAGAGACCGAACTGTCTCACGACGTTCTGAACCCAGCTCGCGTGCCACTTTAATGGGCGAACAGCCCAACCCTTGGGACCTTCTCCAGCCCCAGGATGTGACGAGCCGACATCGAGGTGCCAAACCACCCCGTCGATATGAGCTCTTGGGGGGGATCAGCCTGTTATCCCCGGAGTACCTTTTATCCTTTGAGCGACGGAGTTTCCATACACGTCCGCCGGATCACTATGCCCCAGTTTCCTGCCTGCTCGGCATGTCTGCCTCCCAGTCAAGCGCCCTTATGCCATTGCACTCTATAAGGCCGGTTACCAATCGGCCCGAGGGCACCTTTGGAAGCCTCCGTTACGCTTTTGGAGGCGACCACCCCAGTCAAACTACCCACCAAGCAGTGTCCGCACCTCAGGCGCGTTAGACCTCAGACAGCCAAAGGGCCGTATTTCAAGGATGGCTCCACGAATGCTGGCGCACCCGCTTCGAAGCCTCCGGCCTATCCTACACATCGGATGACCAAGGTCAATGCTAAGCTGTAGTAAAGGTTCACGGGGTCTTTTCGTCCCATCGCGGGTAATCGGCATCTTCACCGATACTACAATTTCACTGAGCTCATGGTTGAGACAGCGTCCAGATCATTACACCATTCGTGCAGGTCGGAACTTACCCGACAAGGAATTTCGCTACCTTAGGACCGTTATAGTTACGGCCGCCGTTTACCGGGGCTTCAATTCAATGCTTCCCATTGCTGGTGACATCTCCTCTTAACCTTCCGGCACCGGGCAGGTGTCAGGCTGTATACCTCATCTTTCGAGTTTGCACAGCCCTGTGTTTTTGTTAAACAGTTGCCTGGACCGATTCTCTGCGCCTCATATTGCTATGAGGACCCCTTATCCCGAAGTTACGGGGTCAATTTGCCTAGTTCCTTAACCATGAATCTCTCAACGCCTTAGTATATTCTACCCGACCACGTGTGTCCGTTTGCGGTACGGGTCGCACATACATTAAGTTTAGCGGATTTTCTCGGAAGTATGATTACCTGCACTCAAGTTATCCCGAAGGATTACCTGTACTTTCATGGTTCAACTCGGAAGGTGGATTTGCCTGCCTCCCTCATAGCCTACGCACTTAAACGCCCTATTCCGTCAGGGCGCGGCAGTGTCACTGCTCCGTCTCCACATCACTGTATATGCGAGTTGCGGAATATTAACCGCATCTGCCATCGCCTTCGCCGTTCGGCTGAGACTTAGGACCCGACTAACCCCGGGCTGATTGGCATCGCCCGGGAAACCTCGGTCTTTCGGCGAAAGGGAATCTCACCCTTTTTATCGTTACTTATACCTACATTTGCTTTTCCATAAACTCCAGGATCGGTTACCCTCACCATTCAACGCCAATGGAATGCTCCCCTACCGATACTTTTAATATACATTACTATCCCGCGCCTTCGGTATCTGACTTATACCCGATTATTATCCATGCCCGGACCCTCGACTAGTGAGCTGTTACGCACTCTTTGAATGAATGGCTGCTTCCAAGCCAACATCCTAGCTGTCACGGGGACCAGACTTCGTTAGACTAACTTAGACAGAATTTCGGGACCTTAGACGGCGGTCTGGATTCTTCTCCTCTCGGGGACGGACCTTAGCACCCGCCCCCTTACTGCACGACTGCAGTCCATAAGCATTCGGAGTTCGTCAGGTCTCGATAGGCGGTGAAGCCCTCTTGACCTATCGGTCGCTCTACCTCTTATGGAGATCGTCGCACGCGGCACCTAAATGCCTTTCGGGGAGTACGAGCTATCTCCAAGTTTGATTGGCCTTTCACTCCTACACTCACCTCATCGGGAAGCTTTTCAACGCTTATCCGTGCGGTCCTCCATCCGGTGTTACCCGGACTTCAACCTGGGCAAGTGTAGATCACTTGGTTTCGCGTCTACCCCATCTGACTCGACGCCCTTTTCAGGCTCGCTTTCACTGCGGATGCGCGTCTCATGACGCTTATCCTTGCCAGACATGGTAACTCGTAGGTTCATTATGCAAAAGGCACGCCGTCACCGCTTACGCGGCTCCGACCGCTTGTAGGCGCATGGTTTCAGGAACTATTTCACTCTCCTCATCGGAGTGCTTTTCACCTTTCCTTCACAGTACTCGTTCACTATCGGTCTCACGGGAGTATTTAGCCTTACCGGATGGTCCCGGCGGATTCGCGCAGAATTTCACGTGTTCCGCGTTACTCAGGATACCACTACGTCTCGTCATGCTTCGAATACGGGATTATCACCCTCTATGATTGTTCTTTCCAGAACATTCTTCTCACAATCTAAGTACGACAGCGTGGTCCTACAACCCCTGCTAAGCGTTGCCACAAAGCAGGTTTAGGCTCCTCCCCGTTCGCTCGCCACTACTAGGGGAATCATTATTTATTTTCTCTTCCTAAAGGTACTAAGATGTTTCAGTTCCCTTCGTTCGCCTCACTACGTCTGTAGTGATAACAGGTCTTCAACCTGTTGGGTTGTCCCATTCGGAAATCCTTGAATCAAAGGTTATTTGCACCTACCCAAGGCTTATCGCAGCTTATCACGTCCTTCATCGCCTCCGTGAGCCAAGGCATCCGCCATGCGCCCTTTCTTACTTTCTTCGCCTTCTATGTAATTGCTTACAGAGAATGTAGCTCATACTTTCAGCTGTTGTGTGATTCTAAAGAATTTGAAGTTGTTTCTTCAATAATTAGAATACTAATTCTTCCTTTTTAAAGAAAGAATAGTTCTACATTACAGTCTTGCTTGTGTCAATATGTCAAAGATCTTGTGCTGTTGTTCTGTGTGTTCTGAGGCAATGCCTCAGAAGCATAGAACAGCGTGGTGGAGGATAAGGGCTTGAACCTTTATGTGAGCCTTAAACTCTAAACTCCTACATTTATATAATACAGAGTGCAGTGAGTACAAGAAGAAAAACGAACCAAAGGTTCTTTTATTTATCTTGATTACCGTTAACTTGTTGACTTGTATACTTAAATACTTATCAACTAAATCAACGAATAAGCGAACTCTCCAGAAAGGAGGTGTTCCAGCCGCACCTTCCGGTACGGCTACCTTGTTACGACTTAGCCCCAATCACCAGTTTTGCCCTAGGCCGATCCTTGCGGTCACGGACTTCAGGCACCCCCGGCTTTCATGGCTTGACGGGCGGTGTGTACAAGGCCCGGGAACGTATTCACCGCGCCATGGCTGATGCGCGATTACTAGCGAATCCAGCTTCGTGGGGTCGGGTTGCAGACCCCAGTCCGAACTGGGACCGGCTTTCAAGATTTGATGCAATTTGCATTACACCATCCCTCTGTACCGGCCATTGTAACACGTGTGTAGCCCCGGACGTAAGGGCCGTGCTGATTTGACGTCATCCCCACCTTCCTCACACCTTACGGTGGCAGTGTCTCCAGAGTGCCCAGCATAACCTGATGGCAACTGAAGAGAGGGGTTGCGCTCGTTATGGCACTTAAGCCGACACCTCACGGCACGAGCTGACGACAACCATGCAGCACCTTCACAGAGACCCCGAAGGGCGTCATTATCTCTAAATCCTTCCTCTGCAATTCAAGCCCGGGTAAGGTTCCTCGCGTATCATCGAATTAAACCACATGTTCCTCCGCTTGTGCGGGCCCCCGTCAATTCCTTTGAGTTTCACCGTTGCCGGCGTACTCCCCAGGTGGGATGCTTAATGCTTTCGCTTAGCCGCTGATACCAGGTACCAACAGCGGGCATCCATCGTTTACTGTGCGGACTACCAGGGTATCTAATCCTGTTTGATACCCGCACCTTCGAGCTTAAGCGTCAGTTGCGCTCCCGTCAGCTGCCTTCGCAATCGGAGTTCTTCGTCATATCTAAGCATTTCACCGCTACACGACGAATTCCGCCAACGTTGTGCGTACTCAAGGAAACCAGTATGCGCTGCAAGTCAGACGTTGAGCGTCTACATTTCACAACACACTTAATATCCAGCCTACGCTCCCTTTAAACCCAATAAATCCGGATAACGCCTGGACCTTCCGTATTACCGCGGCTGCTGGCACGGAATTAGCCGGTCCTTATTCGTATGGTACCTGCAAATAGGGACACGTCCCTAACTTTATCCCCATACAAAAGCAGTTTACAACCCATAGGGCCGTCATCCTGCACGCTACTTGGCTGGTTCAGACTTACGTCCATTGACCAATATTCCTCACTGCTGCCTCCCGTAGGAGTTTGGACCGTGTCTCAGTTCCAATGTGGGGGACCTTCCTCTCAGAACCCCTACTGATCGTTGCCTTGGTGGGCCGTTACCCCGCCAACAAGCTAATCAGACGCATCCCCATCCATTACCGATAAATCTTTACTTCAAATCTGATGCCGTCATCGAAGACTATGCGGTATTAGTCTGCCTTTCGGCAGGTTATCCCACAGTAATGGGAAGGTTGGATACGCGTTACTCACCCGTGCGCCGGTCGACGTCCAAAGAGTGCAAGCACTCAATGCCGTTTCCCCTCGACTTGCATGTGTTAAGCCTGTAGCTAGCGTTCATCCTGAGCCAGGATCAAACTCTCCATTGTAAAATATGTTTTGGTGATAAGTGATGAATGTTGGGTGATAACGAATACCACACTACTTCAAAAACCTCACCGAGTAATCTCTGTTTCAGAACGCTTATCCTAAAAGTATCAAGTAAAAAGCACCTTTTCTTTTGTTCCTTAATTGTTTTGAAACGATGTCTCAAAAGTAGGAACAACGAATTGATCGGTTCGTTTCTTTTACCCATCCATTTGATATAAAACCAAACAGACGCTTCTTGTACTACTTCTCTGTTTATGTAAATCTTTTCAAAGAACTCTTTCTTAAATGCTTTAAGTAACTTGCCAGGTGGCTTGTTTTGTAAAGCGAGTGCAAAGGTATACAGAAATTCCGTTACCACCAAATGTTTTGAAGAAAAACTTTCAAAAAATTGCATTTTTCTTCTTTATACCACATTTTAAAGCCCCAAATTATGCACTACACATTATATAATATAAAGACATGCTTAAAAAGACAACAAATCTATCTACTACTTATCACGTTCACGAATTTCCACACGTCGAATCTTTCCAGAGATTGTTTTCGGTAACGCATCAACAAATTCTATGATACGTGGATACTTGTAGGGAGCTGTCACACGCTTCACATGATTTTGCAATTCCTTCACAAATGCATCATCAGCCTTACCCTTCCAATCATTGGCAAGGACAACAGTTGCCTTTACAATCATACCACGTATCTCATCCGGCACACCCGTTACTGCACACTCAACAACTGCAGGATGAGTCATCAGTGCACTCTCTACCTCAAACGGCCCAATACGATAACCCGAACTCTTTATAACATCATCAGCACGACCTACAAACCAATAATATCCTTCTTCATCACGCCATGCCAAATCACCAGTATGATAAAGATTATCATTCCAAACTTTCTCTGTCAGTTCAGTATCACGATAATATCCCTTAAAGAGTCCTATCACCTTCCCAGCACTGGTATCTATACAGATTTCACCCTTTTCACCATCTTCACACGGAGAGCCGTCCGACTTCAATAACTTAACATCATACTGCGGATTCGGTTTACCCATACTGCCCGGCTTAGGTTTAACCCAAGGGAAAGTACCCAAAGTCATTGTCGTTTCCGTTTGTCCAAAACCTTCCATCATCTTGACTCCCACAAACTCATAAAACTTCTGGAAGACAACTGGTTCAAGAGCTTCTCCAGCCGTAGTGCAATACTTCAGCGCAGAAAGATCATACTGTGAGAAGTCTTCTTGCAACATAAAACGGTAGATAGTTGGAGGTGCGCAGAACGAAGTAATACGATATTTCTCCATCATACGCATAATTTTCTCTGCCGAAAATTTCTCATGATCATACACGAAGACCGTTGCACCCGCAAACCATTGTCCGTAAAGTTTACCCCACACAGCCTTTCCCCATCCCGTGTCAGCCACAGTTAGATGGATACTATCCTCATCAAGGTTATGCCAGAAAACACCTGTTACTAAATGTCCTAACGCATAGAGATAATCATGCGCCACCATCTTCGGTTCACCGCTGGTACCACTTGTGAAATACATCAACATCGTATCTTCATTTACATTCACTTCCTCTGGACGCACAAAGGCTGGCGCTTTCTCCCATTCAGCAAACCAATCATGAAATCCCTCTGCTACAGGACAACCCTTCTGTGCCAATGAGTTAACCGCAACAAGTACCTCTACCGTTGGACTCTCGGACATAGCCTCTCGAACCTGCGTAGTCACATATTCATCATTGACACATATTATAGCTTTTACAGACGCACGCTGATTTCGATAAACGATATCACTTGCCGTCAACATATGGGTTGCAGGAATTGCCACAGCACCTATCTTGCACAGCGCCATCATCGAAATCCACCATTGATAATGACGTTTCAATATCAGCATAACCTTGTCTCCACGTCGAATACCAAGACTAAGGAAGTAAGCTGCTGCCTGGTCGGTTTGCTCTTTAAACTCGGCATACGTTGCCCTCAACTCCTCTCCACGTTCACTGGTCCACAGCAAAGCTAACTTATCTGGTGCAACCTTCGCCCACTCATCCATGACATCATACGCAAAGTTAAATGTCTCAGGAACTACGAAATGTAGGTTGTCACGAAAATATTCCTCTGAAGTAAAATGTGTTTGTATTAAATATCTTTCTATCATTTTATTCTTTTGAATTAACATTATGCTTTATAGGTTTTCCTATATCACACAAAATAAACATATTAAAAGACTATACCCCTCTCTAAAGTACACGATATACCATCGTCACTATTCCTTTAGAGGTTATGAATAAACTAAACCTAAAATATAATAGCCAAGAAGCGCATTGGCACATTGTCCAAAGCGCGCATACAATGGGGCTGATTAGCATCAAAATAAATACAATCGCCTGGTTCTAAAATAAATTTCTTATCGCCTATTCGCAGATCCATACGCCCTTCCCAAACCATATTAAACTCTTGTCCAGGGTGTATATCCATATTTACAGGGGCATCTTCAGGCTTTGGCTCTACCGTCACAAGGAAGGGATCCGCCCTACGACCACTGAATCCACTTGCTAAACTCTGATATTTATAGGCATACTTACGCTCTACGCTCATACCCTTCCCCCTACGTGTAAGGAAATAAGAACACATGTGTGGCTCCTCACCAAACATCAAAGCATCCAACGCAATACCATACTTTTGAGACAACTTATATAGTCTACTAACCGACAAGTCGCTCTCTCCTGCTTCCATTTTTAGATATTTCTCATCCGTGACACCACAGGTTTCTGCCATTTCTTCTACTGAGATATCCAAAGACTCACGTAAGCCTTTTAATCTTTCGCCTATTAATTTTATCGCTTCTTCCATAATCCTATATACAACTTTATTCTTCGCAAAAGTAAGAAATAAAATTAAATACACATCGGAAAGTGATAACTTTTCAGTAATTTGTATATTAAATAAACAAATTTATACACACCTATAGGTGAGTTGTGCATATAAATATCAAATTTAGATGGCAATAAATACAAACAACTTATCCTACAAAGAAAA
Protein-coding regions in this window:
- a CDS encoding AMP-binding protein, whose translation is MIERYLIQTHFTSEEYFRDNLHFVVPETFNFAYDVMDEWAKVAPDKLALLWTSERGEELRATYAEFKEQTDQAAAYFLSLGIRRGDKVMLILKRHYQWWISMMALCKIGAVAIPATHMLTASDIVYRNQRASVKAIICVNDEYVTTQVREAMSESPTVEVLVAVNSLAQKGCPVAEGFHDWFAEWEKAPAFVRPEEVNVNEDTMLMYFTSGTSGEPKMVAHDYLYALGHLVTGVFWHNLDEDSIHLTVADTGWGKAVWGKLYGQWFAGATVFVYDHEKFSAEKIMRMMEKYRITSFCAPPTIYRFMLQEDFSQYDLSALKYCTTAGEALEPVVFQKFYEFVGVKMMEGFGQTETTMTLGTFPWVKPKPGSMGKPNPQYDVKLLKSDGSPCEDGEKGEICIDTSAGKVIGLFKGYYRDTELTEKVWNDNLYHTGDLAWRDEEGYYWFVGRADDVIKSSGYRIGPFEVESALMTHPAVVECAVTGVPDEIRGMIVKATVVLANDWKGKADDAFVKELQNHVKRVTAPYKYPRIIEFVDALPKTISGKIRRVEIRERDK
- a CDS encoding helix-turn-helix domain-containing protein, yielding MEEAIKLIGERLKGLRESLDISVEEMAETCGVTDEKYLKMEAGESDLSVSRLYKLSQKYGIALDALMFGEEPHMCSYFLTRRGKGMSVERKYAYKYQSLASGFSGRRADPFLVTVEPKPEDAPVNMDIHPGQEFNMVWEGRMDLRIGDKKFILEPGDCIYFDANQPHCMRALDNVPMRFLAIIF